Within Claveliimonas bilis, the genomic segment GTCTGCGCAGACAAAAGATAAATCTGCCGTCTCTCCGGGACAGATGAAAAAACTTACAGCAGAGCTTAAGGAAGAATACGATTATGTTCTTCTGGACTGTCCCGCCGGAATAGAGCAGGGCTTTCAAAACGCCATTGCCGGGGCGGACCGGGCAATCGTTGTCACTACCCCGGAAGTCTCGTCTATCCGTGACGCGGACCGTATTATCGGGCTTCTTGAGGCAGAGAAGATCGGACGCTGTGAACTGATCATCAACCGGATCCGTATGGATATGGTAAAAAAAGGAGATATGATGTCTGTAGACGATGTGACGGAGATCCTCTCCATTCCTCTTTTGGGAGCCATACCGGACGACGAGCAGGTCGTGATCGGAACAAATCAGGGGGAACCGGTTATATCTATGGAGTCAAGAGCCGGACAGGCCTATCGGAATATATGCCGCCGGATCCTGGGAGAGGATATTCCTTTTATGGATCTGAACGGAAATGGGGGACTGCTCTCTAAGCTTTCCCAGATCTTCCATAAAAATTAAGGGGGCGCAAAAGCAGTATGGTGAGACGGTCTTCAGTGAGAATTGCAAAAGACAGGCTGAAGGTGCTGGTGGGAACGGACCGGATGCAGTGCAAACCGGATTTTTACGAAAAGATCAGCCGTGAGCTATACCAGACACTTTCCAAATATATTGAAATTACACCGGAGGAATTTGAAG encodes:
- the minD gene encoding septum site-determining protein MinD, which encodes MGEVIVITSGKGGVGKTTTTANIGAGLSQADKKVIIVDTDLGLRNLDVVMGLENFIVYNLVDVIEGSCRLKQALIRDKRYENLYLLPSAQTKDKSAVSPGQMKKLTAELKEEYDYVLLDCPAGIEQGFQNAIAGADRAIVVTTPEVSSIRDADRIIGLLEAEKIGRCELIINRIRMDMVKKGDMMSVDDVTEILSIPLLGAIPDDEQVVIGTNQGEPVISMESRAGQAYRNICRRILGEDIPFMDLNGNGGLLSKLSQIFHKN
- a CDS encoding cell division topological specificity factor MinE — translated: MVRRSSVRIAKDRLKVLVGTDRMQCKPDFYEKISRELYQTLSKYIEITPEEFEVSYTRTHVHIKFTGEKQ